One genomic region from Jiangella sp. DSM 45060 encodes:
- a CDS encoding VanZ family protein: MISTFLVEHSWAVPIVFALLLAGCVLLGTVLLRAGDRGEQVTRWLAAAAVLAALALTLTPAGAQPERTCAVQFAWPSLGGVETLANIALLLPVAYFATLLTRRPVLVAAAASAGSVLIETVQALVPAIGRACDTTDWEMNTIGAVAGALLAWSIIRVRAGLAAAARRRRG, encoded by the coding sequence GTGATCTCGACGTTCCTGGTGGAGCACTCGTGGGCGGTGCCGATCGTCTTCGCGCTCCTGCTGGCCGGCTGCGTGCTGCTGGGCACCGTTCTGCTCCGGGCCGGTGACCGCGGCGAGCAGGTCACCCGCTGGCTGGCCGCGGCCGCGGTGCTCGCGGCCCTGGCGCTGACGCTGACGCCGGCTGGTGCGCAGCCCGAGCGGACCTGCGCCGTCCAGTTCGCCTGGCCCTCGCTGGGCGGCGTCGAGACGCTGGCGAACATCGCCCTGCTGCTGCCCGTCGCGTACTTCGCCACCCTGCTGACGCGGCGACCGGTGCTGGTCGCCGCGGCGGCGTCGGCCGGGTCGGTGCTGATCGAGACGGTTCAGGCGCTGGTCCCCGCCATCGGCCGGGCCTGCGACACGACCGACTGGGAGATGAACACGATCGGCGCGGTGGCCGGTGCGCTCCTCGCGTGGTCGATCATCCGCGTACGGGCAGGGCTCGCCGCAGCGGCACGGCGTCGTCGAGGGTGA
- a CDS encoding cation diffusion facilitator family transporter: protein MNDEHGHGHGHGHGHGHGHGHDGVRLRDRVTHLFKPHAHDHTEAIQTAEEASREGIRAAWIGLGGMGATAVLQIVIVAISGSIALLADTLHNLGHLVTTIPLVIAFRLGRRAPTKKYPFGYRRAEDLVGLLIAAVIALSAALIIWESVDALVNPRELTNLGWVFAAGIVGALGNELVAIYRIRIGRKIGSAALIAEGNHARADGFTSIAVVLGVIGVWLGFRQADAIIGLIIAVAILWILVESCKSVIRRLMDGVEPGLVDQIHGVASAVPGVQYVDAIRARWSGHRLEAQVTLGVDATLTVADGHQLAEEAHHELLHTIAHLNDVSVHIHPAYDGVTPPEAHELTHHHSSPEARRAYQEARGA from the coding sequence ATGAACGACGAGCACGGACACGGCCACGGACATGGGCACGGTCATGGGCATGGCCACGGACACGACGGGGTCCGCCTGCGCGACCGCGTCACCCACCTGTTCAAGCCGCACGCACACGACCACACCGAGGCCATCCAGACCGCCGAGGAGGCCAGCAGGGAGGGCATCCGCGCCGCCTGGATCGGTCTCGGCGGCATGGGCGCCACCGCCGTGCTGCAGATCGTCATCGTCGCCATCAGCGGGTCGATCGCGCTGCTCGCCGACACCCTGCACAACCTCGGCCACCTCGTCACGACCATCCCGCTGGTGATCGCGTTCCGGCTGGGCCGGCGTGCGCCCACCAAGAAATACCCGTTCGGCTACCGCCGCGCCGAGGACCTGGTCGGCCTGCTCATCGCCGCCGTCATCGCGCTGTCCGCCGCCCTGATCATCTGGGAGTCCGTCGACGCGCTGGTGAACCCGCGCGAGCTGACGAACCTCGGCTGGGTGTTCGCCGCAGGCATCGTCGGCGCACTGGGCAACGAGCTGGTGGCGATCTACCGCATCCGCATCGGCCGCAAGATCGGCTCCGCCGCCCTCATCGCCGAGGGCAACCACGCCCGCGCCGACGGCTTCACCTCCATCGCCGTCGTGCTCGGCGTCATCGGCGTCTGGCTCGGCTTCCGCCAGGCCGACGCGATCATCGGGCTGATCATCGCGGTCGCGATCCTGTGGATCCTGGTCGAGTCCTGCAAGTCGGTCATCCGCCGCCTCATGGACGGCGTCGAGCCCGGCCTCGTCGACCAGATCCACGGAGTGGCCTCCGCCGTGCCCGGCGTCCAGTACGTCGACGCGATCCGCGCCCGCTGGAGCGGCCACCGCCTCGAGGCCCAGGTCACCCTCGGCGTCGACGCCACCCTCACCGTCGCCGACGGGCACCAGCTGGCCGAGGAGGCGCACCACGAGCTGCTGCACACCATCGCTCACCTCAACGACGTCAGCGTGCACATCCACCCCGCCTACGACGGCGTCACCCCACCCGAGGCGCACGAGCTGACCCACCATCACAGCTCCCCCGAGGCGCGCCGCGCCTACCAGGAGGCGCGCGGCGCCTAG
- a CDS encoding helix-turn-helix domain-containing protein has translation MLDELQQLVDDLATELQRSVAVDDVAIQLLAASAHYGAIDPPRIDSVLARRADAAIVAHVRTFGIDHAVDPVHIPDSAELRTLPRIAVPLRDGSDLYGFLWLIDADPPVTPSELTMATKGARAITELLRHNAAELDDLQAQDTPLLAGLFGDDRDRRDAALAAVTGPDRLGAGASLRIAAIRFRDGDDDTAEAARHAVTRSVALRQLIGPALVAPVGGYLAVVSRAGPRPPSAAWRERFWSTARAAEPALAVGLADQLPGESPAASFARAAYAADVAQRVGEFDGFACWSELGAWQLLFGLPWTPETALELHPPLAPLLRPEHRLLATTLLTYLDSGGDAAATVAALHIHRTTLYYRMDKIRDLVGSSWSTGTGRLGAHAALVLATRLAPSS, from the coding sequence ATGCTCGATGAGCTGCAGCAGCTCGTCGACGACCTCGCCACCGAGCTGCAGCGCTCGGTGGCGGTCGACGACGTCGCCATCCAGCTGCTGGCGGCCAGCGCCCACTACGGCGCCATCGACCCGCCCCGCATCGACAGCGTCCTCGCCCGCCGGGCCGACGCCGCGATCGTCGCGCACGTGCGCACGTTCGGCATCGACCACGCCGTCGACCCCGTCCACATCCCCGACAGCGCCGAGCTGCGCACGCTGCCGCGCATCGCGGTGCCGCTGCGCGACGGCTCGGACCTCTACGGCTTCCTCTGGCTGATCGACGCCGACCCGCCGGTCACGCCGTCCGAGCTGACCATGGCCACCAAGGGCGCCCGGGCGATCACCGAGCTGCTGCGCCACAACGCCGCCGAGCTCGACGACCTGCAGGCGCAGGACACCCCGCTGCTGGCCGGCCTGTTCGGCGACGACCGCGACCGCCGCGACGCCGCCCTCGCCGCCGTCACCGGGCCGGACCGCCTCGGCGCCGGCGCGTCACTGCGCATCGCGGCCATCCGGTTCCGCGACGGCGACGACGACACCGCCGAGGCCGCCCGGCACGCCGTCACCCGGTCCGTCGCGCTGCGCCAGCTGATCGGGCCGGCGCTGGTCGCGCCGGTCGGCGGGTACCTCGCCGTGGTCAGCCGGGCCGGCCCGCGCCCGCCGTCGGCCGCCTGGCGCGAGCGGTTCTGGAGCACCGCCCGCGCGGCCGAGCCCGCCCTCGCCGTCGGCCTCGCCGACCAGCTGCCGGGCGAGTCGCCGGCCGCGTCGTTCGCCCGCGCCGCCTACGCCGCCGACGTCGCCCAGCGGGTCGGCGAGTTCGACGGGTTCGCCTGCTGGTCCGAGCTGGGCGCCTGGCAGCTGCTCTTCGGGCTGCCGTGGACGCCCGAGACCGCGCTCGAGCTGCACCCGCCGCTGGCGCCGCTGCTGCGCCCGGAGCATCGGCTGCTCGCCACCACGCTGCTCACCTACCTCGACTCCGGCGGCGACGCCGCGGCCACCGTCGCCGCGCTGCACATCCACCGGACCACGCTCTACTACCGGATGGACAAGATCCGCGACCTCGTCGGCAGCTCCTGGTCGACCGGCACCGGGCGGCTGGGCGCGCACGCGGCGCTCGTCCTCGCCACCCGCCTCGCTCCTTCCTCCTGA
- the solA gene encoding N-methyl-L-tryptophan oxidase: MADRYRVIVVGCGAIGAATAYWLSRRLGAEVLVLEQFDLGHSRGASEDHSRVIRHTYTRTAYTTLTPAAYQSWSIVEQATGLRLVQRTGGLILASEDAPSISFVDDTVAAMAATNLPHEELGAADVMRRWPQWRLEPHHRGVLDPEAGVLDIRQATAAHVALSRDNGVTIVPNAPVTGLTETAGGVEVAIADGRRFAADRLVLSGGAWNPELLELLGTRLPITLTEEQVTYFATPKVREFTPDRFPVFGFIDDDSRLYYGLPVYGEVAVKAGLDGVGPEVTSETRTYRTDPGRVDEVRRFLGRHLPAAVGPELYSRVCCYDFPPDRDFIADYVPGHERVLVCAGAGHAGKFAGLLGRVLTELALDGVSRFPVEAFRADRPALYSSAPMQVSRSNSM; this comes from the coding sequence ATGGCGGACCGGTACCGGGTGATCGTGGTGGGATGCGGCGCGATCGGCGCCGCCACCGCCTACTGGCTGAGCCGGCGTCTCGGTGCCGAGGTCCTGGTGCTGGAGCAGTTCGACCTCGGCCACTCGCGGGGCGCGTCGGAGGACCACTCGCGGGTCATCCGGCACACGTACACCCGCACCGCCTACACGACGCTCACCCCGGCGGCGTACCAGAGCTGGAGCATCGTCGAGCAGGCGACCGGGCTGCGGCTGGTGCAGCGGACCGGCGGGCTGATCCTGGCGTCGGAGGACGCCCCGTCGATCTCGTTCGTCGACGACACCGTCGCCGCGATGGCCGCGACGAACCTCCCGCACGAGGAGCTGGGCGCCGCCGACGTCATGCGTCGCTGGCCGCAGTGGCGGCTGGAGCCGCACCACCGCGGCGTGCTGGACCCGGAGGCGGGGGTGCTCGACATCCGCCAGGCCACCGCCGCGCACGTCGCGCTCAGCCGCGACAACGGCGTGACGATCGTGCCGAACGCGCCGGTGACGGGCCTGACCGAGACGGCGGGCGGCGTCGAGGTCGCCATCGCCGACGGCCGCCGCTTCGCCGCCGACCGGCTGGTGCTCAGCGGCGGCGCCTGGAACCCGGAGCTGCTGGAGCTGCTGGGCACCCGGCTGCCGATCACGCTCACCGAGGAACAGGTGACGTACTTCGCGACCCCCAAGGTGCGCGAGTTCACCCCGGACCGCTTCCCGGTGTTCGGCTTCATCGACGACGACAGCCGGCTCTACTACGGGCTGCCGGTATACGGCGAGGTGGCGGTGAAGGCCGGGCTGGACGGCGTCGGGCCGGAGGTCACCAGCGAGACGCGGACGTACCGGACCGACCCGGGCCGGGTCGACGAGGTCCGCCGGTTCCTGGGCCGGCACCTGCCGGCCGCCGTCGGGCCGGAGCTGTACTCGCGGGTCTGCTGCTACGACTTCCCGCCGGACCGCGACTTCATCGCCGACTACGTCCCCGGCCACGAGCGCGTGCTGGTCTGCGCGGGCGCCGGTCACGCGGGCAAGTTCGCCGGGCTGCTCGGCCGGGTGCTCACCGAGCTGGCGCTCGACGGCGTCAGCCGGTTCCCGGTCGAGGCCTTCCGGGCCGACCGACCGGCCCTCTACTCTTCGGCCCCAATGCAGGTCAGCCGCTCCAATTCGATGTGA
- a CDS encoding ABC transporter permease: MSVVPRRRRRMGRVPRRILHMLVTLWVASLLVWSLLALAPGDPARRVLNGRGVVDPTDAQLAAERLALGLDRPAWERYLDWLGGAVRGDFGQSWRTGRPISDELAVYLPATINLTLAALLIALAVALPLGLLGAATAGRWPDAVIRVVTLVMVSTPAFVIGVVLLYVVVLRWGAGNVVADGTWSNAWLPAITLAAWPAASWARILRAGLLESMSATYLHVSEARGAGRLRLLVTHALPNASVPFLAVFGVSVGWLLAGAPVVETVFTWPGIGRYTVESIIARDVPVVQAFTMLAVLLFVLSSLAVDLLSTAIDPRLRERGRPGGSMAGEAAR; this comes from the coding sequence ATGAGCGTTGTGCCAAGACGACGGCGGCGAATGGGCCGGGTGCCGCGCCGGATCCTGCACATGCTGGTGACGCTGTGGGTGGCGAGCCTGCTGGTGTGGTCGCTGCTCGCGCTGGCGCCCGGCGACCCGGCCCGGCGGGTGCTGAACGGGCGCGGCGTCGTGGACCCGACCGACGCGCAGCTCGCGGCCGAACGGCTGGCCCTCGGCCTGGACCGGCCGGCGTGGGAGCGGTACCTGGACTGGCTCGGCGGCGCGGTGCGCGGCGACTTCGGGCAGTCCTGGCGGACCGGGCGGCCGATCAGCGACGAGCTGGCCGTCTACCTCCCCGCGACGATCAACCTCACGCTCGCGGCCCTGCTGATCGCGCTGGCGGTCGCGCTGCCGCTGGGCCTGCTCGGCGCGGCGACGGCGGGCCGCTGGCCGGACGCCGTCATCCGGGTCGTGACGCTGGTGATGGTGTCGACGCCGGCGTTCGTCATCGGCGTCGTGCTGCTCTACGTCGTGGTGCTGCGCTGGGGCGCCGGCAACGTCGTCGCGGACGGCACATGGTCGAACGCGTGGCTGCCGGCGATCACGCTGGCGGCGTGGCCCGCGGCGTCGTGGGCGCGCATCCTGCGGGCCGGCCTGCTGGAATCGATGTCGGCCACCTACCTGCACGTGTCCGAGGCGCGCGGCGCCGGGCGGCTGCGGCTGCTCGTGACGCACGCGCTGCCCAACGCGTCGGTGCCGTTCCTGGCGGTGTTCGGGGTCAGCGTCGGCTGGCTGCTGGCCGGAGCGCCGGTGGTCGAGACGGTGTTCACCTGGCCGGGCATCGGCCGCTACACCGTCGAGTCGATCATCGCCCGCGACGTGCCAGTCGTGCAGGCGTTCACGATGCTGGCCGTGCTGCTGTTCGTGCTGAGCAGCCTCGCCGTCGACCTCCTCTCGACGGCGATCGACCCGCGGCTGCGCGAACGCGGCCGGCCGGGCGGATCGATGGCGGGGGAGGCGGCGCGATGA
- a CDS encoding ABC transporter permease: MTAAPVLVARSARAGSQPVGVWASLLRHPSGRAGLAIAALLALVALVGPWLTADPNQTSYDTQLAPPSSEHLLGTDQAGRDQLARVVAGAQTTLGAALAVFVLVGVIGVVVGMVAALAGGWVDTVISRIVDLLLGLPSLVLALAIVGTLGPSLRNVIIALTVSGWAYLARLARSHALGAHDRPDVVAARMAGVGRVRIAVGHVLPGVTVQVAIAATMELSAIILGLSALSFLGLGVQPPTAEWGQMLAESRFALTQMPTLALGPGLAVMLAVGAAVLISEALRDVVDPAWRRG; this comes from the coding sequence ATGACCGCGGCACCCGTCCTCGTCGCCCGCTCCGCCCGGGCCGGCAGCCAGCCGGTCGGCGTCTGGGCCAGCCTGCTGCGGCACCCGTCCGGGCGGGCCGGGCTCGCCATCGCGGCGCTGCTGGCGCTGGTCGCCCTCGTCGGCCCGTGGCTCACCGCCGACCCGAACCAGACCAGCTACGACACCCAGCTCGCCCCGCCCAGCTCGGAGCACCTGCTCGGCACCGACCAGGCCGGGCGCGACCAGCTGGCCCGGGTCGTGGCCGGCGCGCAGACGACGCTCGGCGCGGCGCTCGCGGTGTTCGTGCTGGTCGGCGTGATCGGGGTGGTGGTCGGGATGGTGGCCGCGCTGGCCGGCGGCTGGGTCGACACCGTCATCTCCCGCATCGTCGACCTGCTGCTGGGCCTGCCGTCGCTGGTGCTGGCGCTGGCGATCGTCGGCACCCTCGGCCCGAGCCTGCGCAACGTCATCATCGCGCTCACCGTCAGCGGGTGGGCCTACCTGGCCCGGCTGGCCCGCAGCCACGCGCTCGGCGCGCACGACCGTCCGGACGTCGTCGCCGCGCGGATGGCCGGCGTCGGCCGGGTCCGGATCGCCGTCGGGCACGTGCTGCCGGGCGTGACCGTGCAGGTCGCGATCGCGGCGACGATGGAGCTCAGCGCGATCATCCTCGGGCTGTCGGCGCTGTCGTTCCTCGGCCTCGGGGTGCAGCCGCCGACCGCCGAATGGGGCCAGATGCTGGCCGAGAGCCGCTTCGCGCTCACCCAGATGCCGACGCTCGCGCTCGGGCCCGGCCTCGCCGTGATGCTCGCCGTCGGCGCGGCCGTGCTGATCAGCGAGGCGTTGCGCGATGTCGTCGACCCGGCTTGGAGGCGCGGATGA
- a CDS encoding ABC transporter ATP-binding protein translates to MNETDGVVTAPVLSVDGLDVTYANGARAVRELSLDLGDGECLALVGESGCGKTTVARALLGLLPRRTRVAGSVRIRGTEVVGASSRRLRRLRGTDVAYVAQDPYAACDPLRTVAHHVEEGWRAKGQRPPDGQVTARLAELGIEDAQHRARLRPHQWSGGMLQRATIAGATVHGPALTVADEATSALDADLSDGVLSALRAASNALLLVSHDLALVAKHADRVAVMYHGRVVETGRTGDVIGAPRHPYTRALLLAAPRPGAGLPRELPGTPPSLADRLPGCSFAPRCAHSGDQCRELLPLLTDGVACHAVERS, encoded by the coding sequence ATGAACGAGACCGACGGCGTCGTGACGGCGCCCGTGCTGTCCGTCGACGGCCTGGACGTCACCTACGCGAACGGCGCCCGCGCCGTCCGGGAGCTGAGCCTGGACCTCGGCGACGGCGAGTGCCTGGCGCTGGTGGGGGAGTCCGGCTGCGGCAAGACCACCGTCGCCCGGGCGCTGCTCGGCCTGCTGCCGCGGCGCACCCGGGTAGCCGGGTCGGTCCGCATCCGCGGCACCGAGGTGGTCGGCGCCTCGAGCCGGCGGCTGCGGCGGCTGCGCGGCACCGACGTCGCCTACGTCGCCCAGGACCCGTACGCCGCCTGCGACCCGCTGCGCACCGTCGCCCACCACGTCGAAGAGGGCTGGCGGGCGAAGGGGCAGCGGCCACCGGACGGGCAGGTGACGGCGCGGCTGGCCGAGCTGGGCATCGAGGACGCGCAGCACCGGGCCCGGCTGCGCCCGCACCAGTGGTCCGGCGGCATGCTGCAGCGCGCCACCATCGCCGGCGCGACGGTGCACGGCCCCGCCCTGACCGTCGCCGACGAGGCCACCAGCGCGCTCGACGCCGACCTCAGCGACGGCGTGCTGTCCGCGCTGCGGGCCGCGTCGAACGCGCTGCTGCTGGTCAGTCACGACCTCGCGCTGGTCGCCAAGCACGCCGACCGGGTCGCCGTCATGTACCACGGGCGGGTCGTCGAGACCGGCCGCACCGGCGACGTCATCGGTGCGCCGCGGCACCCGTACACGCGGGCGCTGCTGCTGGCCGCCCCGCGGCCGGGCGCCGGCCTGCCGCGCGAGCTGCCCGGCACGCCACCGTCGCTGGCCGACCGGCTGCCCGGTTGCTCGTTCGCGCCGCGCTGCGCCCACTCCGGTGACCAGTGCCGGGAGCTGCTGCCGCTGCTCACCGACGGCGTCGCCTGCCACGCGGTGGAGCGGTCGTGA